Proteins found in one Kwoniella bestiolae CBS 10118 chromosome 1, complete sequence genomic segment:
- a CDS encoding pantoate-beta-alanine ligase has protein sequence MLTLPFVKGMAGPSTLSRTTPKTFMRHASNGNGQPHIPVIRTLGQLRRWRKEARDKGLEVGVVPTMGALHEGHLNLVRTSLSRHPLTVMTLFVNPMQFAPHEDLSSYPRTFERDLSLLQSILPTPASPRQMPESPLVIFAPTPDVMYPLKGELQDLRSHKGVEVDVRGWGEVMEGASRPQFFKGVATVCTKLFNAVEPDHAYFGQKDIQQALLLRILVKDLLLSHPTPSSLHILPTTRSSTGLALSSRNAYLSPAELQVSPVLHKALSAAKGLYESPTTAEGKDITAEDLIAASTRVILDEQERILSVNEGVELQLDYIELFDRDTFEPLRGPIGAGREFVVAGAIWVGRTRLIDNLLIGWETS, from the exons ATGCTCACCCTCCCCTTCGTAAAAGGAATGGCCGGTCCATCCACCCTTTCTCGCACAACTCCGAAAACGTTTATGAGACATGCATCCAACGGGAATGGTCAGCCGCATATACCTGTCATCAGGACGTTGGGACAGCTGAGacgatggaggaaggaagcgCGAGATAAGGGGTTGGAAGTAGGGGTTGTACCTACT ATGGGAGCATTGCACGAAGGCCACTTAAATCTAG TCCGAACATCCCTCTCCCGACATCCACTGACAGTCATGACCCTCTTCGTAAACCCTATGCAA TTCGCCCCACACGAAGACCTCTCATCCTATCCCCGAACATTCGAGCGCGATCTCTCCCTACTTCAGTctatcctccccaccccagCCTCACCAAGACAGATGC CCGAAAGTCCGTTGGTGATTTTCGCGCCTACGCCTGATGTGATGTATCCCTTGAAGGGGGAGCTGCAGGATCTGAGGAGCCATAAAggtgtggaagttgatgtGAGGGGGTGGGGGGAGGTTATGGAGGGTGCTTCTAGGC CACAATTTTTCAAAGGTGTTGCTACCGTTTGTACCAAGCTGTTTAACgctgttgag CCAGATCACGCATACTTCGGACAAAAAGACATCCAGCAAGCATTACTCCTACGAATAC TGGTCAAagacctcctcctctctcaccCCACACCGTCCAGTCTGcacatcctccccaccacccgCTCTTCAACAGGTCTAGCACTCTCGTCCCGAAATGCCTACCTCTCACCAGCAGAACTACAAGTCTCCCCAGTCCTTCATAAAGCCCTATCCGCTGCTAAGGGGCTGTACGAATCCCCCACCACAgcagaagggaaggatatAACTGCTGAAGATCTCATCGCAGCTTCGACGAGGGTGATATTGGATGAACAGGAACGTATACTCAGTGTGAACGAGGGGGTAGAGTTACAACTGGATTATATAGAATTGTTCGATAGGGATACGTTCGAACCTCTCCGTGGACCCATTGGAGCGGGTAGAGAATTTGTAGTGGCCGGTGCGATTTGGGTGGGGAGGACGAGGTTGATTGATAATCTTTTGATTGGGTGGGAAACTAGCTGA